Genomic DNA from Alosa alosa isolate M-15738 ecotype Scorff River chromosome 6, AALO_Geno_1.1, whole genome shotgun sequence:
TTTTAGAAAGTAAAGTAGATACTTTACCATTGCAACGGACCATTTGTACAAGAACTCATATATAATTGCCACAGGCTATTAATCCTTCTCAGTAAGTTCATTCCCACTCTCCGCTTGCTCACAGGTCTCTTTCTGTCAGGGCCTATTATGTCTCATATGTTAAGGAAAGAACTCGCTGAACTGAGTGCTGGCCCTATGGAGCAGTCTCACAGTAATGCCCCACAAAAATCAATGTGAATCACTTGAATCTCCCAACGGCATTTCAAAGAATCCACATCAAATTACTGATTTGGCATTAGGCATATTTCACCCTTGGTTTCATGATGCATCCTTATCTACATATTGTAACTACTGAAACTTATCCAATTAACTGCAACTTCACAGCCTCATAAAAAGTGTCTGCTTTGGGCTAATTAGAGTGGTGTTTGTGCTCCTAAACTATCCACTCCACTGTCTCTGTCATGGGATTAAACCAAGCACTAAATGAAGGGAGGGGGATTTACTGAATAAGCATTTAGTTTCAATTGGAAACTAAATATTACATTAAAATTAAACATGACAAAGAGCTtgcacacagagaagagagtcAGAGCAAGAAAGACAAGGCAGAGaggcaaagacagagagagatagagagaaagagagagagaaagagagtgtgtacgtgtgtgtgtaaaggtgtacGTACACACTGGtgaaccttgaattgttgcggaacggaatcttatgttagaatgttaaaaaacccacacctttaagggttaatcacCTTAGCAGAAGATATTGATGGCATAAACATAAGAAACATCCACATTCTGTCTTGCATACCAGGTTCCATATAATGCACCTTTTTAGTTTAACGCAGAACAATATACACCTAAATATAATTTTGATAATTTTGATAAAACAActttgatttgtgaaaatcccTCAGATTCTCTCTCCCATCAGACCAATTGCATGCATATCTCTGTGTAGCCCATGGTACAAATACTCTCCTAAATGTCCCTCATTGGAATGCACGGCTGACATTTCTCTCGGCAAAGTAGAAACAAAATGGATCATGTCGCAGTGGGAAAAACTctgcttccttctctctctctctctctctctctctttctcttagtcaaacgcacgcacacacacacacgtacgcacgggtgcacatacacacacgcacacaccgcacacactcactctcgtTCCCTTGCTCATGATTAGGTGTACTGACATAACCAGATAACACTGAAACAGATTTCCAGGCGCATCTCCAGACAAGAGAAGGTAACAACTTTTCAGACTGAGTGCTCCAGACAAAGGCTAACAGAGTGAGCAGTGGGAGCAGGAAAAAGATCATGTCTAAACAACTTCCCTGTGCCCTGTTCTGTCTGTCCTCCGCAGGTCTCCGCTCCAGCAGATGCACCCAGCTCAGACGCTTCCATGCAGGGGAGGTGGGGGCTCCTCCAGGGATTCCAAcctttccctcacacacacacacacacacacacacacacacacaccagacaaatCGGAAGGGCTCCGGGAGGAATTTGTGTCCCCTGCTCCCCCGGGCCTGGGCGCTGCATGTCTCAGGGGGATTAGCACGTACTTTGGAGCATGTGTCAGCGCCTTTAAACATCTCTGGCActctgagagtgagagagagagagagagagagagagagagagagagagatgaagagcacacacacatgcccctggATGCACCGCTTTCCTAAAAAGTAAATGAGGTGTCGGCAGGCACTCTTTGAGTGTGCATGCTGTTCATCACTGTatcatgagtgtgtgagtgtgtgtttgtttgtgtgtatatatatatatatatatttgtaatgtgtgtgtgtgtgtgtgtgtgtgtgtgtgtgtgtgttttgtgtgtgtgtgtgtgtgtgtgtatgtcggtggctgtgtgtgtgtgtgtgtgtgtgtgtgtgtatgtcggtggctgtgtgtgtgtgtgtgtgtgtgtgtgtgtgtgtgtgtgtgtgtgggtgtgtgtgtgtgtgtgtgtgtgtgtgtgtgtgtgtgtgtgtctgtgtgtgtgtgtgtgtgtgtgtgtgtgtgtgtgtgtgtgtgtgtgtgtgtgtgtgtgagagagagagagaaagaaagagagacacctTGAACCTGTTTTCCGTCCAAAACAGACTTGTGAAAATAGCTCTGAGAGTTTGTTGTTATTCCGCCATCTTCTGTCACCATTTCCTTGCAGTCATAGCATCCACTGCTCCGCAGCCTTGTGTCTGTCAGGCAGGGCCCTCTGTGAGTCCAGGTAAGTTGAGCTAATGAGTTAATGGCTGAAGAAGAAGCGGTACGGCAGGAGCCTCTGCATTGCATCGACTGCCACTGGCTCTCTCTCCAGGTTCAGCGGAGGAACTGCTTACGCACTGCAGTGAAAAACAAGGCTTTCTATTTTCCTGTTTCCCTTTTTTagctatctctctttctcatacatacacatgcacacaaagacactctctcccacacacacggcCAGACACATTGGCAGAGACAACCTCCATCCATGTCTCACATTATTCTCTCTTTCCAATGCACATATGCTCATATGAGTCTCttcccaacacactcacactttctctccatctctttcttcttAACTCTctaaatcacatacacacacacacacacacacacacacacacacacacacacacacacacacacacacacactgaacagagaCACCCCTTCTCCCCTTTCTGGATGTAATTGGGTTAGTTCCTCCTGTCCAAATCCTTTTCAAGCTCTGATCGTATGCAACATCCCTGACCTTAGAGCCAATAAGAGTGCTTTTTGCTCTGTCTTGTCTTGTATCCAGCATACTTCATGCTGATGGCTATATGGCAAATTAGATTAGATAAGGAAAGTGAACTCAAAGATACAGTAGTAGAAAAGGCCTGAAATAGTACAGTAACTCAAAATAAGTAACCATAACGGTTTTGATAGCTCAATTGCATCCAGGGATTAAGTTGTTCCACTTAATTCTGTTTCCTCAATATCTGCCTCCTACAGAAACACACTCATATGTATCACACAGTATGCCTCCAAAATGACTggcctccacacacaaacatgcacacacacacaccccactgccTCAACGTTTCATACTTCACTAGAAAAGCCGTTATTCACAGAGCAAGTACCATGGCAGTCAGCCCTTATATTGTTCCTGCTCTTACCAGAGCACATTAGGGCGCAGGGTGGAAATGGGTATAGAATGCATCACTACCACATggaaatatgtgtgtgaatcCATCTCATTATGTATCTGTGTCAATATATCAATGGAGGTATGTGTCTTGCCTTGTTTGTGCTAAAGAGCCAATTGGACATATGTGACATATTTTGTACAGTGTGTTTTTGATGTAACAAACAAAGTCAgaactgtctgtctctgtctccctcacacacacacacacaggagaggagagagagagagagagagagagagagagagagagagagagagagagagagagagatttagcaTTGCTTTCAGTGTCCTGATAGAGGCAGCGATTTAACTCGTGCATTATTTCCACTGTTGGTGTTCCATCAGTGCCTTCTATTgaaatctctctctttatgcATTATGCACCTGCATCGTCACATTTATCTAAGATTAGTCCTTATTGTTATCTGCACCTGTTtcattagaaatgtcaaacaaaaaaaagtgttcATTCATGATTTGCATGGTGCTACCAACAGAGCAGCAAGGAAGTTATTTTATGTTCTTTATTTTACTTTTCTACTGATTCACTTGCATTGACATAGACTAGACATAGTCCTCATGTTGAGTCCTCATAGACTAGTCCTCATGTTGAGTCATCATATAGTCCTCATATTGTGTTTGGTGCATGATTGCTTTGGTCAGAATTGATTGCCCTGACAACATAAAcatttgatttttatttattttgatctAAACCTCTCCAATGACTAGCGTTTATATTATATCACCTACATTCAAGTTTTATTTTACAAGGGCCCAATAATATTTGTTGTGTATTCAGTCAGAAATCGACTCTTTAGATTACAGCACCCACCGATTTGTATGTATTCACAGCATCCACCGATTTGTAGGCTATTAAATGCTTTCGGATTTAAGATTCGTTTTTCAAACGATTTAACAATGCTACATTGCATATCTGTGATTCTGTGGTCAAATGACAGGGCCTTTAAATGAATATGCGAATGTCATGAGCGAACATTAATGATAAAATGGAAGTCACATTTAATCTAGTCAGTGGTGTTCCACTGTTACTATAGACCAGTGCTGTGAAATCCGGCTGAGTTTATTATGAAAGAGTATTTTTATGACTATAAATAccaacatttaggctactctTTCACCAGAACACGACATAAGGGTAAGGTAGACACTGCCACCTGGCGAACCTTATGTGTACTCACCAATTTGCACAAGAAATGCACAAGAGATCAGACATGCATCACAAGAAATGCATACCGAACTATGAACATTTCTTTGAACATCTGTTCAACTTTattacggtatctgactgtgtaTGGTGTTTCTAAGATACCTAGGATTTCTTGCCGAATTCAGGGACTAGTCGGTCCACCCCTGATAGCTTGACATTTTTTAGTGCGCGCCATCTAGGCTTGTTTCTGTGAGCGCGCGTGATATGCGAAAGTTTTCAGGTTTAACTTCAGAATGACCTAGCAGTGCACGTTTGAGCCTCTGCGCGCTCCCTGACTGGGGAGGTCCGTGCCATCTCCGCATGCCACCGGGAATAGGTGCTTTGTTTCGGTAGGCAAACCACAGGAAAAAGGACAAAATGTATCGGTGAGTTTATTAAACTTTCCAAATTGATATTGCATTTCGGTTTTAGCCGAGATAACTGATACAAATTTTAACAAAAATGGTTGTGGTTGAAATAAGGAATGATGTTACAATTTAGTGTTCAAGCTATCAGACGTGACTAATAAACATACAACTATAAtacataacctaggctactatgTCGATTCGCAGGTAAGCATCTTTTGCTGAAACCATAGGCTTGTTTATAAAAGGGtcacatcttttttttcttaataGTTAAGGCAAAacgattgtttttttaatcaccaGTAAGTGCCTATGCCttctataaaaaaaataaatcgtttttgtttttatgtggtACATGTTTTACCCCCTTATAGTTTGTATTAATACATTCTGAAGCCACAGAGTGCACACGAACATTTAACTCTTGCAGCCTGCTCAACAATAGTGTAGCCCTCCAAGTGGAAGTCAATTTATCATTCGTTGTCTGACCATATATGGAGTTAGTGTTTTCCTTGTTGATTCAAAAGTCTATCTACTTTAAATAAACAAGGCCTACAGAGATCTGTTATGATTATGTGACCTTGCCATGTTTTTCTCCAGCAAAGGAAACTGCAGTTTTGCGAGGTTAGAATTCTGGCCTATGTCATGGAATAATTAGGCGATTGGTAACCCATAGACTATTTATGTAACCGTATCCTGTCACAACAATCTGATTCGGTTAATGCTTCATTAAAAAGCTTCATTTTTGTCCTGCGACGAATTGCACTGGAAACACAAAAGTTCACGACATTGAGCGCGCGGGGAGAAAGCACTGTATGACACGACCAGTGCACCTCGCAAATTAATCCGATTAGTGATTTACAGCATTCTCAAACAGCATTTTAGATAATCATCCAGATGAAAATACCACATTTTGAAATTCTTTAACTCTGTGTAACGCTGTGCACTGAAAGGACACTGCCAACTGTTATCATATTCTTGTCTTCTCTTTGACATTTTCTTACATTTCCAAGACATTTCCTCATTTAATTCATCACAGTCATTGGTGTTGGAAAATTATCCTGTAGTTGTATTATGTGAAAGTTAAACAATCCCCCCAAATGAGGTATGCACACATCTGTGTCCACAACACAGGTAGGCTAATGCAATCGTCCCTTCCTCCATTTAGCTCTTGTTTCTGGACTCCAAGCCTCAAAGGGTGGCAAAGCTAAGATGTAAAAGGGTAAGGAGGATCATCTCATTATGAAGTATTTACTCTTGGCTACCAGATTCAACCCACGGGATCTTTCAAGTCTACAGAATGAATTATTGCTGGGATCCATTTTttaagtgtgttagtgtgctgtgGAAAACCTACCAGGTTTCGATGTGATGAGGGCAAATacgtctatacacacacacacacacacacacacacacacacacacacacacctctttgtcATTATTCATTATGAGTGTCACTGTATTAATCATGGCTAGGTAATGTTTAACAGACACCCAATACAAACACTGAGTGCAGGAGTAATGAAAGAGGGAGGGCGGCATTTAGTCGATTCACACATTCTGGATACCCACGATCCACATCCAAagctcattttgtgtgtgtgtgtgtgtgtgtgtgtgtgtgtgtgtgtgtgtgtgtgtgtgtgtgtgtgtgtgtgtaggatgaaaGAGGGCAGAAGGAACTGGTATTTTTCCTGTGCTGCCTTTTGTCAACAAGAACAAGTTGAAGTTCAAGATAAATTTGAAAATTGTTTAAATAATAAGTCATGCAAGGTTCAATGCTCCACTCCCCACATGTTCAACAGGATACATAAAAAATGTCCacataaaaaagagagaaggaagtaTTTGAAATATGCCACCATGTGTAATCAAGAGAGAGGCTGTTAATTCACAGGCTTAAGGGAAGTCTTAGCAGAGGGAAATGAAATGCATTGAGTTTTGTTCTGTGTACTCAGAAGGTGAAGGTGTGAGCTTGATAGATTTAGAAATCACTGGCCTCTTCAAGCCTGCCCAATTCCTTTCCTCCCACACTCTTGTTTACTCTGCATTAAGTATGTAGATAAATAGGTCATTCCAGGACACTCAAGTTTGATAATGATCAAGGGCATcaggttttttgtttgttttttctcaaGCCCTTGCATTTGCTAGTGCTTGAGGGAATGGGTTAGCATCATTACTGGACCAAACTGCCTGATAGCCAGAGATCACGGGCAAGGCTTATGTTTGCAAACTAGCTTCCTGAGGACTTAAGAACATGGATGTGTGACTCATAACATAgcctttctaatgaggagacacagcactcaaaaattccaatatggccgccgagtggagggacttgcctaaaaggactttgctcaTAATCTTTGTCACTGCCCCTTTCTCCAGATGAACGCTCACACTGCCTGGCTGACTCCAGATCCCCAACCAAGCCACTAATTAGAGGTTCAAAGGTCAGTTACCACGGGGACCTCGGGTGTTGGCATGGAGACGGTGGTGATTGTGGCCATCGGGGTGCTGGCGACCATATTCCTGGCGTCATTTGTGGCGCTGGTGGTGGTCTGCCGCCATCGCTACTGTCACCCACCGGGCCTCCTGCACCACTTTGATTCCAAGTGAGTACacagtcacagagagagagagaaatagagagaggggggggtgttcACCATGTTTTAATACCAAACATCTTCAAAATGCTGTGTATAAAAATGCCCTAAAACTCTAAGCAGATTGAGGTTCCATTGATCAGATTTTAAGTCTGATGTAAAATGTTGgaaggtatatatatatatactgagcCTATAACATTTCACCTGAATATGTGGTATGTAAGATGATATGTCCACCTACCTCCAGGCCCACGGTTGACTTGATCGGGGCGATGGAGACTCAGAGCGAGCCATCTGAGCTGGAGCTGGATGACGTGGTCATCACCAACCCCCACATTGAGGCCATCTTGGAGAACGAGGACTGGATTGAGGATGCCTCGTATGTTTTTACCCCGACACTCTTGTCCAGCCCTCCTCACCCCCACATCAGCACAAAATAACCATTAGAGGGAGTTACACATTACTTTTACCATTGCTATTAATTTAGTTTGTGTTATCTCTCCAACTGACCTCTTCTTTTTGCCCTGTCTGCCAGCGGTCTGGTGTCCCACTGCATTTCTATTTTGAAGGTAAGAgtgatagcagaaacgtttctTGTTATATTAGAACACTGGAGACCAAAACAAATGGATTAACCAATAACATGTGGGCTTTGTTCAGATATGTCACACTCTGACTGAGAAGCTGGTTGCTATGACAATGGGCTCTGGGGCAAAGGTCAAGGCTCCAGCCAGCCTTAGTGACATCATCACTGTGGCCAAACGCATCAGCCCCAGGTATGCTTAAGGCTAAATTAAGTCACGCATTTTAACTAACCAAGAACATAAAGGGTTcagaaatatgtttttttattattttttaaattatctgCATATCAAGGGAAAGCCTGGCAGGACGGAACATACTCAACCAACAATAGTCCTGTATATAGAGTGCCTTCACAGGACTACATTACCCAtcttttttgtgtctgtgtagggTGGATGATGTGGTACGTTCCATGTACCCTCCTCTGGACCCAATTCTCTTGGATGCCAGGTAATGGATACTTTATGCTCCAACAAGAACAGTATCTAAACATTAAAaagtatacacatacatacaaacacatacaaacatccaCAACATGTGCATGAAATATAGTTCTTTTTGTCATTTACAATTTGTAATAGAATGTATTTCTGACTTAGTTATAGTTGTATTAgtatatttgtgttttaattatgtCCTATCAGGGCCACTGCCCTCCTGCTGTCCGTGAGTCATCTGGTGCTGGTTACCCGAAACGCTTGTCACATGTCGGGCAGCATGGATTGGATTGACCAATCGTTGCATGCCGCAGAGGATCACATGGTTGTACTGAGAGAGGCGGCGTTAGCGTCCGAACCCGAGAGGAGGTTACCGGAGAGAGAGCAAGCCAtctgagttcacacacacattcacacgcatatgcacacacacacacaaaacccaaatTGTTgactactctcacacacatgaaaaacacacgtgaaacaacacacacctgtatatacacgttacactctcacacaggccTATTTTCACAGTAGCCATCCCCATAGCTTATTTACAGTTAGCTGTAAGAAGAGTGGAACACCCCCCCCCATCTTTATTTCTGTAGTTTACTCATGCCGTTTTCTCCTTATCTTTATTTCTGTATTTATTTCTGTAGTTTTATCATGTCATTTTCTCCTTATCTTTATTTCTGTATTTATTTCTGTAGTTTTATTATGTCATTTTCTCCTTATCTTTATTTCTGTAGTTTTCTCATGCCATTCTCTTCttatctttattttttctcAGCCTGTTACCACCATTATGTCTTACACCAGATCTCTCATATCAGAACTCTTTTCTGTCCAGTTTGCTGGAACACATCATTTGTCTTGACATTTCTCGACAGTCCTGGAGCCACAGAAATGTCTTTTGAGTCAGTGAAGATTACATAGGAAAGGTTGAGGGGCCTAATTCAAATGAAGTCTTAAAGCTGAAAAAGTTCAACATGTTAAAAACTTAATCACAAAGTACACTGTAAGATATTTAGTTGAACAGATCAgaattatggcaattattttgTGCATTTTAATCTGGTCCCTACAGAATTCTTTTACTTTAATTGTGCTCTGTAAACAACAGATAATATTTTGTTATAATTGTGTGATTATTGATAAAAACTTAATGTTATGATTTTATAACACATGTTTACATAGACATTATCTATATAAACAAGGAAATGCTGTaattttcacatacacacacacacacacacacacctttttccaACAGTAATAGGCGGTCAGGGCTGTGCTGTGGAGCGCAGCATCACATGAGGGCTTAAAGCTCCTGCTAATCTCATCGGTGAAAACACATGGCCACTTAGCCACTCCTGTCCACCTCACAACAGCACACAGTCACCTCCTGCAGCTCCCTACATCAACCAACATTCGCATAGTCTCACCCACTCAGCACCACCTAACACCCCAGAAGAGTACACTTGCCAGTTTTATCTGAGAAAACTCttaaccaccaccccccaccacgAGAGaaactccctcacacacacacacacacatataacacatacCTACACAGTAAAACTCACCGCACTCTTAAAactaatgtgttgtccctaccTGGACACAGAGTTGagacaagttgtgttgttttcattaagttgtgttgttttcaacacatattgcgtaacaaatataaaaaggaaacaacacaaactttgTTGTCCCCATCTGGACACAGAggtgtgttaaaaacaacacaagttgtgttgttttcaacagaTTCATTTTTTAAGAGTGTAGATATGAAGACAGTTCACTCCCTCACCCCCCACAGAACATTTTGTCATAAATGTAGTCCTGGATTCAGCTTTCATTAACAGCACAGCTGTTTCAGTAGAAGCGTATATAGGCTCTAAAAGAGTGATTGAGGAAAAACAGCATAGACAGGGACTTCACTTTCCTTACTGTATTTATTAGACTGATCTTCCTTGCTTGGTTTTTATatgcattctctttctctcataaaATATCTACAGAGATTGTGACTGACTCTTACATTgtttttctgttctctctctctctctcttccatctctttgATCTGATTTGTACAGGTAAA
This window encodes:
- the tmem98 gene encoding transmembrane protein 98; the protein is METVVIVAIGVLATIFLASFVALVVVCRHRYCHPPGLLHHFDSKPTVDLIGAMETQSEPSELELDDVVITNPHIEAILENEDWIEDASGLVSHCISILKICHTLTEKLVAMTMGSGAKVKAPASLSDIITVAKRISPRVDDVVRSMYPPLDPILLDARATALLLSVSHLVLVTRNACHMSGSMDWIDQSLHAAEDHMVVLREAALASEPERRLPEREQAI